The Lycium barbarum isolate Lr01 chromosome 9, ASM1917538v2, whole genome shotgun sequence genome has a segment encoding these proteins:
- the LOC132609342 gene encoding protein WHAT'S THIS FACTOR 1 homolog, chloroplastic encodes MHKHVMVFSLIESQKWFTVNGRQRLCHPLPSVKVGHMWLQIMFKSSGGRRPKKKIYYRVNDLDRVMELQKKPSLILRLKSIIQSQKNQYLLLRDLEKEVGFVQKWNFMGIIEKYPTIFRVTGGNRTPPMVMLTEKADKIALEEDEARVQMEPILVKNLRKLLMLSVDCMLPLETIQLVENDLGLPSDFEQSLIPKYPQFFSVKDVNGRTSLQLENWDSLLAVTAREERLVCEGVLTSKGQARVLKDGNLFGPFAFQMRYPAGFRPNTNYLKEVQKWQKMDFPSPYLNARRFELADPKAQKRVVAVLHELLSLTMEKRLTSAQIDAFHSELQLPARLLLCLVKHHGIFYITNKGVRSTVILKEAYDGSNLICKCPLLLFRDKFIALTGRRDIDSCISTPS; translated from the coding sequence ATGCATAAACATGTGATGGTGTTCTCGCTAATTGAGTCCCAAAAATGGTTTACAGTCAATGGAAGGCAAAGACTATGCCATCCATTGCCATCTGTGAAAGTAGGACATATGTGGCTACAAATCATGTTCAAATCCAGTGGAGGAAGGAGGCCTAAGAAGAAAATATATTATAGAGTAAATGATCTAGACAGAGTCATGGAGCTTCAGAAGAAACCATCATTGATTTTACGCCTAAAATCCATCATTCAATCGCAGAAAAACCAATACCTCCTTCTTAGAGACCTTGAGAAAGAAGTTGGATTTGTGCAGAAGTGGAATTTCATGGGCATAATTGAGAAATATCCTACCATATTCCGTGTCACTGGTGGAAATAGAACTCCACCGATGGTTATGTTGACTGAAAAGGCTGATAAAATTGCACTAGAAGAAGATGAAGCAAGAGTGCAAATGGAACCTATTTTGGTCAAGAATCTAAGGAAGTTGTTAATGTTGTCAGTTGATTGCATGTTGCCATTGGAAACCATTCAACTGGTTGAGAATGATTTAGGCTTGCCTAGTGATTTCGAGCAATCACTGATTCCAAAATACCCACAATTTTTCTCAGTGAAAGATGTGAATGGAAGAACTTCCCTTCAGTTGGAAAATTGGGACTCTTTACTGGCAGTCACTGCCAGGGAGGAAAGGTTAGTGTGTGAAGGGGTCCTGACTTCAAAAGGGCAGGCTAGAGTATTGAAAGATGGAAACCTTTTTGGTCCTTTTGCGTTTCAAATGCGTTATCCTGCAGGATTTAGGCCGAACACGAACTACCTTAAGGAAGTTCAGAAGTGGCAGAAGATGGATTTCCCTTCTCCATACTTGAATGCTAGAAGATTTGAACTTGCTGATCCTAAAGCTCAAAAAAGAGTGGTAGCAGTGCTTCACGAGCTCCTCAGTTTGACTATGGAAAAGAGGTTGACATCTGCTCAAATAGAtgcatttcattcggagttacagtTACCGGCTAGACTTTTGCTTTGCTTAGTCAAACATCACGGTATATTCTACATCACTAATAAGGGTGTCAGGAGTACCGTGATACTTAAAGAGGCTTATGACGGATCTAATTTGATTTGTAAATGCCCTCTTTTATTGTTTAGGGATAAATTTATAGCACTTACGGGAAGAAGAGATATTGATTCATGTATCAGTACTCCGTCATAG
- the LOC132609343 gene encoding DNA polymerase zeta processivity subunit isoform X3 has protein sequence MDRNRSPQGAFERRRYMNVVVQRARHPELQQYIHSSVNGLFPFIQKGLVERVAVIFFDSNNVPLERFVFKINVNQSYGSKLEEADLEFSLKSFLIKLPLSQSLMKVLPPTSTDCSWEITAYFRSLPQSSTSKDAEMWVPTDTRQWQQAPLITPIKSMSSEPLGVQLYLEHPSLSEPKA, from the exons ATGGATCGCAATCGAAGTCCACAAG GGGCATTTGAAAGGCGGCGTTACATGAATGTTGTGGTTCAAAGAGCTAGACACCCGGAGCTTCAACAATATATCCATTCTTCTGTCAATGGACTTTTTCCTTTCATACAAAAG gGATTGGTTGAGAGAGTAGCAGTGATTTTTTTTGATAGCAACAACGTACCTCTCGAGAGATTTGTTTTCAAGATAAATGTGAACCAGTCCTATGGTTCAAAGTTGGAGGAAGCTGATCTGGAGTTTTCACTTAAATCATTTTTGATCAAGCTTCCTTTGTCACAATCGTTAATGAAGGTTCTTCCACCAA CTTCGACAGATTGCAGCTGGGAGATAACAGCTTACTTTCGCTCTCTCCCGCAGAGTAGTACAAGCAAAGATGCAGAAATGTGGGTCCCAACAGATACCCGGCAGTGGCAGCAAGCACCTCTTATAACTCCTATCAAGTCCATGAGTAGTGAACCTCTAGGTGTCCAGTTATATCTTGAACATCCAAGTCTCTCTGAACCAAAGGCTTAG
- the LOC132609343 gene encoding DNA polymerase zeta processivity subunit isoform X2 has protein sequence MDRNRSPQGETAQILVEFLEVAITSVVFLKGVYPSGAFERRRYMNVVVQRARHPELQQYIHSSVNGLFPFIQKGLVERVAVIFFDSNNVPLERFVFKINVNQSYGSKLEEADLEFSLKSFLIKLPLSQSLMKVLPPNCSWEITAYFRSLPQSSTSKDAEMWVPTDTRQWQQAPLITPIKSMSSEPLGVQLYLEHPSLSEPKA, from the exons ATGGATCGCAATCGAAGTCCACAAG GTGAAACCGCCCAGATTCTTGTAGAATTTTTAGAAGTTGCCATTACGTCAGTTGTATTCCTCAAAGGAGTTTATCCAAGTG GGGCATTTGAAAGGCGGCGTTACATGAATGTTGTGGTTCAAAGAGCTAGACACCCGGAGCTTCAACAATATATCCATTCTTCTGTCAATGGACTTTTTCCTTTCATACAAAAG gGATTGGTTGAGAGAGTAGCAGTGATTTTTTTTGATAGCAACAACGTACCTCTCGAGAGATTTGTTTTCAAGATAAATGTGAACCAGTCCTATGGTTCAAAGTTGGAGGAAGCTGATCTGGAGTTTTCACTTAAATCATTTTTGATCAAGCTTCCTTTGTCACAATCGTTAATGAAGGTTCTTCCACCAA ATTGCAGCTGGGAGATAACAGCTTACTTTCGCTCTCTCCCGCAGAGTAGTACAAGCAAAGATGCAGAAATGTGGGTCCCAACAGATACCCGGCAGTGGCAGCAAGCACCTCTTATAACTCCTATCAAGTCCATGAGTAGTGAACCTCTAGGTGTCCAGTTATATCTTGAACATCCAAGTCTCTCTGAACCAAAGGCTTAG
- the LOC132609343 gene encoding DNA polymerase zeta processivity subunit isoform X1, translated as MDRNRSPQGETAQILVEFLEVAITSVVFLKGVYPSGAFERRRYMNVVVQRARHPELQQYIHSSVNGLFPFIQKGLVERVAVIFFDSNNVPLERFVFKINVNQSYGSKLEEADLEFSLKSFLIKLPLSQSLMKVLPPTSTDCSWEITAYFRSLPQSSTSKDAEMWVPTDTRQWQQAPLITPIKSMSSEPLGVQLYLEHPSLSEPKA; from the exons ATGGATCGCAATCGAAGTCCACAAG GTGAAACCGCCCAGATTCTTGTAGAATTTTTAGAAGTTGCCATTACGTCAGTTGTATTCCTCAAAGGAGTTTATCCAAGTG GGGCATTTGAAAGGCGGCGTTACATGAATGTTGTGGTTCAAAGAGCTAGACACCCGGAGCTTCAACAATATATCCATTCTTCTGTCAATGGACTTTTTCCTTTCATACAAAAG gGATTGGTTGAGAGAGTAGCAGTGATTTTTTTTGATAGCAACAACGTACCTCTCGAGAGATTTGTTTTCAAGATAAATGTGAACCAGTCCTATGGTTCAAAGTTGGAGGAAGCTGATCTGGAGTTTTCACTTAAATCATTTTTGATCAAGCTTCCTTTGTCACAATCGTTAATGAAGGTTCTTCCACCAA CTTCGACAGATTGCAGCTGGGAGATAACAGCTTACTTTCGCTCTCTCCCGCAGAGTAGTACAAGCAAAGATGCAGAAATGTGGGTCCCAACAGATACCCGGCAGTGGCAGCAAGCACCTCTTATAACTCCTATCAAGTCCATGAGTAGTGAACCTCTAGGTGTCCAGTTATATCTTGAACATCCAAGTCTCTCTGAACCAAAGGCTTAG
- the LOC132610171 gene encoding ATP-dependent DNA helicase 2 subunit KU70: protein MAMELDPDEVFRDDDDDPETDFFKERDATKELLVYVVDASPKMFSTTCPTDDEKTATHFQVAINSIAQSLRTQIINRSYDEVAICFFNTREKKNLQDLSGVYVFNVPEREDLDRPTARLIKEFDRIEERFDKEIGSKYGIVPGSRENSLYNALWVAQALLRKGSAKTADKRILLLTNEDDPFGNLKGVIKVDMMRTTLQRAKDAQDLGIAIELLPLSGSDDEFNVSLFYADLLGLEGDDLAQFKALVGERFEDLKDQLRKRMFKKRRVRRLRFVIFNGLSIELNTYALIRPTNPGTITWLESTTNLPLKTERSFICADTAAIIQEPPKRFQSYKNENVMFSVDELSEVKRVSTGHLRLLGFKPLSCLKDCHNLKPSTFVFPSDEEVIGSTCLFVALHRSMLRLKRFAVAFFGNSSHPQLVALVAQDEIMTPSGQVEPPGMHLIYLPYSDDIRHVEELHTDPNSVPHATDDQIKKASALVKRIDLKDFSVCQFANPALQRHYAVLQALALDEDEMPEIKDETLPDEEGMARPGIVKALEEFKLSVYGENYEEEDSKIDGKAEPTKKRKANAMKEYANYDWSDLADNGKLKDLTVVELKYYLAAHNLPVTGKKEALISRILTHMGK, encoded by the exons ATGGCAATGGAGTTGGACCCAGATGAAGTTTTtcgtgatgatgatgatgaccctGAAACTGATTTCTTCAAG GAAAGAGATGCTACTAAGGAATTATTGGTGTATGTTGTTGATGCTTCACCTAAAATGTTTTCCACTACTTGCCCTACG GATGATGAAAAGACTGCAACTCATTTTCAAGTTGCCATCAATTCCATAGCACAATCCCTCAGAACTCAGATTATTAATAGGTCTTATGATGAAGTTGCTATATGCTTCTTTAACACT CGGGAAAAAAAGAACTTGCAGGACCTAAGTGGCGTTTATGTATTTAATGTTCCAGAAAGAGAGGATCTGGACAGACCAACAGCTAGGCTAATTAAAGAATTTGATCGAATAGAAG AAAGATTTGATAAAGAAATAGGAAGTAAGTATGGAATTGTGCCCGGCTCTCGTGAGAATTCTCTTTACAATGCTCTTTGGGTTGCCCAAGCCCTTCTCCGTAAAGG ATCTGCAAAAACTGCTGATAAACGCATTCTCTTGCTTACAAACGAAGATGATCCTTTTGGGAATCTCAAAGGTGTCATAAAAGTGGATATGATGAGGACAACGCTGCAGCGTGCCAAA GATGCTCAAGATCTTGGTATTGCAATTGAGCTTCTTCCACTAAGCGGATCAGATGATGAGTTCAATGTTTCCCTTTTCTATGCT GATTTACTTGGTTTGGAGGGTGATGACCTTGCTCAGTTCAAGGCTCTTGTAGGAGAGAG GTTTGAAGATCTGAAAGACCAGCTAAGAAAGCGCATGTTTAAGAAGCGCAGAGTTCGAAGGCttagatttgtgatttttaatgGATTATCTATTGAACTTAACACCTATGCTTTGATCCGTCCAACTAATCCCG GGACAATTACTTGGCTTGAGTCAACGACTAATCTACCTTTGAAG ACTGAGAGATCCTTCATATGTGCTGATACTGCTGCTATAATTCAGGAGCCTCCAAAACGCTTTCAGTCTTACAAAAA TGAGAATGTCATGTTTTCTGTGGATGAGCTTTCAGAAGTCAAAAGAGTTTCCACTGGACATCTTCGTCTTCTGGGCTTCAAGCCATTGAGCTGCTTAAAGGATTGTCATAACCTGAAGCCATCAACTTTTGTCTTTCCCAGTGATGAG GAAGTGATCGGAAGCACTTGTCTTTTCGTTGCTCTCCACAGATCCATGTTGCGGCTTAAGCG CTTTGCAGTTGCTTTCTTCGGGAATTCAAGTCATCCTCAATTGGTTGCTCTTGTTGCACAA GATGAAATAATGACTCCTAGCGGTCAAGTCGAGCCACCAGGGATGCATCTCATTTATCTTCCATATTCTGATGATATCAGACATGTTGAAGAG CTTCATACTGATCCAAATTCCGTGCCTCATGCAACCGACGACCAGATAAAGAAGGCCTCCGCTTTAGTGAAACGTATTGATCTCAAAGATTTTTCTGTATGCCAATTTGCTAATCCTG CATTGCAGAGACATTATGCAGTATTGCAAGCTCTTGCACTTGATGAAGACGAGATGCCTGAAATTAAAGACGAGACTCTTCCAGATGAAGAAGGAATGGCCAG GCCTGGTATTGTCAAAGCATTGGAAGAATTTAAGCTCTCTGTATATGGCGAGAATTATGAGGAAGAGGACTCAAAAATTGATGGAAAAGCTGAACCCACAAAGAAACGAAAAGCAAATGCTATGAAAGAATATGCTAACTATGACTGGTCTGACCTTGCTGATAATGGGAAG TTAAAGGACTTGACAGTTGTAGAGTTGAAGTATTACCTAGCTGCACATAACCTTCCAGTCACTGGCAAGAAAGAAGCCTTGATTAGTAGGATCTTAACTCACATGGGTAAATGA